One genomic region from Cygnus atratus isolate AKBS03 ecotype Queensland, Australia chromosome 18, CAtr_DNAZoo_HiC_assembly, whole genome shotgun sequence encodes:
- the CHMP6 gene encoding charged multivesicular body protein 6, whose protein sequence is MGNLFGRKRRSRVTEQDKAVLQLKQQRDKLRQYQKRISLNLERERALARQLLKEGKKEKALLLLKKKRYQEQLLDRTDNQISNLERMVQDIEFTQIEMKVIEGLKIGNECLNKMHQVMSIEEVERIIGETQDAVEYQRQIDELLAGSLTEEDEDAILEELNTITQEQLELPEVPSEPLPEEIAEPTPIKNRPKPELVAAS, encoded by the exons atGGGGAACCTGTTCGGGAGGAAGCGGCGCAGCCGCGTCACGGAGCAGGACAAGGCCGTGCTG cagctgaagcagcagcgCGACAAGCTGAGGCAGTACCAGAAGCGGATCAGCCTCAACCTGGAGCGGGAGCGAGCGCTGGCCCggcagctgctgaaggagggCAAGAAAGA aaaagcccTGCTCTTGCTGAAGAAGAAGCGCTACCAAGAGCAGCTTCTGGACAGAACGGATAACCAGATCAGCAACTTGGAGCGGATG GTCCAGGATATCGAGTTCACCCAGATCGAAATGAAGGTCATCGAGGGTCTGAAAATAGGCAACGAATGTCTGAACAAGATGCACCAG GTTATGTCAATAGAAGAAGTGGAAAGAATAATAGGTGAAACCCAAGATGCTGTGGAGTACCAGAGG CAAATAGATGAGCTACTGGCTGGCAGCCTGActgaggaagatgaagatgcCATTCTAGAAGAATTAAACACTATTACTCAG GAACAGCTGGAGCTTCCAGAAGTTCCTTCTGAGCCACTCCCGGAAGAGATCGCAG aACCAACACCAATCAAGAACAGGCCAAAACCAGAGCTTGTGGCAGCATCCTAA